Proteins from a single region of Apis mellifera strain DH4 linkage group LG7, Amel_HAv3.1, whole genome shotgun sequence:
- the LOC551570 gene encoding leucine-rich melanocyte differentiation-associated protein isoform X1, whose protein sequence is MLDYSDELELQKEADEVEEFAMTSLGRLIFVDLHCRHPKSLSSDKSSVDNIDSLSLAFENLFYMPFDIIENYSNTLHTLDISHNKFTRNLQFLSEFENLTSLNLDHNNIDDHTVFPHMPKLQLLWLNHNNIEELYPFIKNLYESVPNLRYLCLMGNKAAPSYLNGGTFYDYLQYRLYVISWFPHLVHLDDRTVTPEQRQEAKRLFKRPLLENLTEYAPLPECIKQLHNKIANIFSKPTLPCKLKPRGTNFIV, encoded by the exons AT gTTGGATTACAGTGATGAGTTAGAATTACAAAAAGAAGCAGACGAGGTGGAAGAATTTGCCATGACTTCCTTAGgaagattaatatttgtagATTTACATTGTAGACATCCAAAGTCTTTATCTTCAGATAAATCATCTGTAGATAATATTGATTCTTTATCACTTGCCTTtgagaatcttttttatatgccATTTgacattatagaaaattatagcaATACTCTCCATACATTGGATATTagtcataataaatttactag aaacttaCAATTTTTgagtgaatttgaaaatttaacatcATTAAATCTAGaccataataatatagatgaCCATACAGTGTTTCCACATATGCCAAAACTTCAACTTCTGTGgttaaatcataataacatAGAAGAATTATATCCATTTATTAAGAATCTCTATGAGAGTGTACCCAACCTCAGGTACTTGTGTCTTATGGGAAACAAGGCTGCACCAAGTTATTTAAATGGTGGGACTTTTTATGACTATCTTCAGTACAg gttataCGTCATATCTTGGTTTCCTCACTTGGTACATCTGGACGATAGAACTGTGACTCCAGAACAACGTCAGGAAGCAAAAAGGCTTTTCAAGCGACCattgttagaaaatttaactGAATATGCTCCTCTTCCAGAATGCATTAAACAATTGcacaataaaattgcaaatatattttcgaaaccaACACTGCCTTGTAAATTAAAACCAAGaggaacaaattttattgtttaa
- the LOC410013 gene encoding calexcitin-2, whose amino-acid sequence MPLSEFRKKKLLYVFNTFFDFNQSGAIDRKDLDLAIQRINENRGWSADNPKAQSIRDTLLKMWDNLRQGADTDQDGQVSREEWFQLWEEYAKNPSNPSEWQEAYMSVTFQLFDASGDKSIDENEFCNVCRYHGIAEAEAREAFKKLGVGQEITWDKFTNLWKQYFSSDEPTAAGNFIFGKTSF is encoded by the exons ATGCCACTGTCGGAGTTCCGTAAAAAGAAGTTACTCTACGTTTTCAACACCTTCTTCG ATTTCAATCAGAGTGGCGCGATTGACAGAAAGGATCTTGACCTTGCTATACAA cgAATCAATGAGAACAGAGGTTGGTCTGCTGACAATCCCAAGGCTCAGAGTATAAGGGATACTTTGCTTAAAATGTGGGATAATCTGAGGCAAGGGGCTGATACGGATCAAGATGGCCAG gtGAGCCGGGAGGAATGGTTCCAACTGTGGGAAGAATATGCGAAAAATCCGTCGAACCCATCCGAATGGCAAGAAGCATACATGTCTGTGACGTTCCAGTTGTTCGACGCATCCg GTGACAAATCGATCGACGAGAACGAATTTTGTAACGTGTGCAGATACCACGGAATCGCGGAGGCCGAGGCCAGGGAGGCCTTCAAAAAATTAGGAGTC GGCCAGGAGATTACCTGGGATAAATTCACCAACCTCTGGAAGCAATATTTCTCCTCGGACGAGCCGACCGCAGCCGGAAACTTTATTTTCGGAAAGACTTCCTTCTAA
- the LOC551544 gene encoding peroxidase produces the protein MYIHNLCIDKYSENKERLSDLEGSETSYNFAYTNVFENAYNTFPYHTFSTFPTFSTFPYNRENLTNDIHQEIRCGDSFPRNCAKSRYRTYDGSCNNLNNPTWGMANTRYGRLLPANYADGIQSPTTSVTGSQLPLSRMVSYTLFPNVNIDDPIWTLVAMQWGQIITHDMGLIEGSTQSKPHKTKCCTNDGQLVRDPSLLHRTCYPILIPFNDPVYGKTNTRCLNFVRSTTDLDHGCSDRFKPAEQMNVVTHFLDLSIVYGSNDQVAANLRAGVNGRLRVDVRTNREWPPSALNASESCDIVSPVEVCYLAGDTRINQNTQLTVLQIILLREHNRIANALTKLNPHWTDETIFQETRRILIAQHQQISYYEWLPIFIGRRSAYNNKILYKTNNYVNDYNPNVNPSTLNEHSNAAFRYFHSLIAGFLDLVSENRFSDGAVRLSDYFNRPIIIEQNDNMDELTRGMSYQSQKASDQYFDPEITHFLFRNGRPLGTDLRAIDIQRNRDHGLASYNNYREYCGLPRAESFQDFTDYISISNVEKLAQLYASPDDVEVTVGGSLEGHIPGTLTGPTFLCIFVEQFYRTRVGDRYWFERSDRELAFTIEQLNEIRKTSIARLFCDNGDNIQRMQQRGFEKVSQFNPILSCDDIPSIDLSLWKDYAPTLTTQHISFSNFKK, from the exons atGTACATACACAATTTatgtattgataaatattcagaGAACAAAGAGAGATTGTCAGATTTAGAGGGATCGGAGACCAGTTACAATTTTGCTTATACGAATGTCTTCGAAAATGCGTACAACACGTTTCCTTATCACACGTTCTCTACTTTTCCAACGTTCtcta CTTTTCCGTACAACAG GGAAAACTTAACGAACGATATTCACCAAGAGATTAGATGCGGTGACTCGTTTCCCCGTAATTGTGCAAAGTCGAGATATCGAACGTACGACGGCTCGTGCAACAACTTGAACAATCCCACGTGGGGTATGGCGAACACGAGATACGGGCGACTTTTGCCGGCGAATTACGCAGACG GGATACAGTCGCCCACGACATCGGTAACCGGATCACAATTACCACTTTCTCGAATGGTCAGCTACACGTTATTTCCAAACGTCAACATAGACGATCCTATATGGACGCTGGTAGCAATGCAATGGGGACAAATTATTACCCATGATATGGGTTTGATCGAAGGCAGCACTCAATCAA AGCCGCACAAGACGAAATGTTGCACCAACGATGGCCAATTGGTCAGAGACCCGTCGTTGCTTCACAGAACGTGTTATCCCATACTCATACCTTTCAACGATCCTGTCTACGGCAAGACTAACACAAGATGTCTCAACTTCGTCCGTAGTACAACCGACCTTGACCACGGTTGTTCAGACCGATTCAAACCAGCAGAACAG atgaaTGTGGTGACGCATTTTCTGGATCTTTCCATAGTTTACGGATCCAACGATCAAGTAGCCGCTAATTTAAGGGCAGGTGTCAATGGACGTTTGAGGGTGGACGTTCGAACGAACAGGGAATGGCCACCCTCGGCACTAAACGCATCCGAATCGTGCGATATAGTGTCACCTGTCGAAGTTTGCTATCTAGCCG GCGATACTCGAATCAACCAGAATACTCAATTGACCgttttgcaaataatattacttaggGAGCACAATCGTATCGCTAATGCTTTGACTAAATTAAATCCTCATTGGACGGATGAAACAATCTTCCAAGAGACccgaagaattttaatcgcCCAACATCAACAAATTTCGTATTACGAGTGGCTGCCAATATTTATAG ggaGAAGGAGTGCATACAATAACAAAATTCTGTACAAAACCAACAATTACGTGAACGATTATAACCCGAACGTGAATCCAAGCACTCTAAATGAGCATTCGAACGCGGCTTTCAGATATTTCCATTCCCTTATCGCAGGTTTTCTCGA CTTGGTGAGCGAGAACCGGTTTTCAGACGGTGCAGTGAGGCTCAGCGATTATTTCAACAGGCCGATAATTATCGAGCAAAATGACAATATGGACGAGTTGACGAGAGGAATGTCTTATCAATCGCAAAAAGCCAGCGATCAATACTTTGATCCAGAG ATCACTCACTTCTTATTTAGAAATGGAAGACCATTGGGGACGGATCTTCGTGCGATAGACATTCAAAGGAACCGCGATCACGGTCTAGCATCGTATAACAATTACCGGGAATATTGCGGTTTGCCAAGAGCCGAAAGCTTCCAAGATTTTACAGATTATATTTCCATCTCG AACGTGGAAAAATTGGCTCAATTATATGCCAGTCCTGATGACGTGGAAGTGACTGTCGGAGGATCGTTAGAAGGACACATTCCAGGCACACTCACTGGGCCTACGTTCCTGTGCATTTTTGTGGAACAATTTTATCGAACACGAGTAGGCGATCGTTACTGGTTCGAAAGAAGTGATCGCGAATTAGCATTCACTATAG AGCAATTAAACGAGATTCGGAAAACTAGCATAGCCAGATTATTTTGTGATAATGGTGATAATATCCAACGTATGCAACAAAGAGGTTTCGAGAAAGTATCTCAATT taATCCTATTTTAAGCTGTGACGATATTCCTTCGATAGATCTTTCGTTATGGAAAGATTATGCTCCAACATTGACGACACAACATATATCATTCtcgaattttaagaaataa
- the LOC551570 gene encoding leucine-rich melanocyte differentiation-associated protein isoform X2 translates to MTSLGRLIFVDLHCRHPKSLSSDKSSVDNIDSLSLAFENLFYMPFDIIENYSNTLHTLDISHNKFTRNLQFLSEFENLTSLNLDHNNIDDHTVFPHMPKLQLLWLNHNNIEELYPFIKNLYESVPNLRYLCLMGNKAAPSYLNGGTFYDYLQYRLYVISWFPHLVHLDDRTVTPEQRQEAKRLFKRPLLENLTEYAPLPECIKQLHNKIANIFSKPTLPCKLKPRGTNFIV, encoded by the exons ATGACTTCCTTAGgaagattaatatttgtagATTTACATTGTAGACATCCAAAGTCTTTATCTTCAGATAAATCATCTGTAGATAATATTGATTCTTTATCACTTGCCTTtgagaatcttttttatatgccATTTgacattatagaaaattatagcaATACTCTCCATACATTGGATATTagtcataataaatttactag aaacttaCAATTTTTgagtgaatttgaaaatttaacatcATTAAATCTAGaccataataatatagatgaCCATACAGTGTTTCCACATATGCCAAAACTTCAACTTCTGTGgttaaatcataataacatAGAAGAATTATATCCATTTATTAAGAATCTCTATGAGAGTGTACCCAACCTCAGGTACTTGTGTCTTATGGGAAACAAGGCTGCACCAAGTTATTTAAATGGTGGGACTTTTTATGACTATCTTCAGTACAg gttataCGTCATATCTTGGTTTCCTCACTTGGTACATCTGGACGATAGAACTGTGACTCCAGAACAACGTCAGGAAGCAAAAAGGCTTTTCAAGCGACCattgttagaaaatttaactGAATATGCTCCTCTTCCAGAATGCATTAAACAATTGcacaataaaattgcaaatatattttcgaaaccaACACTGCCTTGTAAATTAAAACCAAGaggaacaaattttattgtttaa